The Clostridia bacterium genomic interval CTCCTATGGCCGCCTTGCCTACCAACCTATCTCCTAGAATATCGGCCTCTGCCTCTTCGACAAAACAATCCAGCATGTCTTCCCACTGTAAGTTACAGAGCCAGTAAACATAATTCTGGTGTAGCTTTTTGATCTCCTCCATATCCTCGAGTACCCGCACCCGGTTTTCCAATGCTTGCCACCACTCGTTTGTCCTCTCCGCTCTTTCTTCCATGCTGTTCACCCCCTCTTTATTCTTGTTTCAGAATCAAAATCGGGCCGCCTTGGGGCCTGCCGTGCTTGTACGCGCCACCGCCTCGGCCTCCCACCTTCCACCAAGCGCCACAGCAACCGGACGGGCAGGTTCAGCCGGCCACCGTCACGTTGACCAGCCACAGGCTAAGCTGGGGGAAGGCGGTCACAATCGCCAGGAAAACCAACAACACTATCAGAAAAGGCAATACGCCCCGCACCAGGTCTCCGACGGGTACGCCGAAAACATTGGCCGCAGTGAAGGTATCCATCCCCACCGGAGGGGTGATGACCCCGATCTGGGTATTTACTAGGAATACCACCCCAAACCATATGGGGTCGAACCCCAGGGCGGTAACCAGAGGGACGAAAATAGGGACGGTCAGAAAGGTGATGGTAGCAGCGTCAAGGAGGCAGCCCAGGATTAGGAGTATGACGTTGATGACGATGATCACCGTCCACCTGGAGATCCCCCAGGACTCGATTAGGGCCGGCAGGTACTTGGCAATGTTTGCACTGCCCATGATATAGGAAAAGAACGAGGCGCCGATCAAGATGAACATGATAATCCCGTTGATGACCGCCGTTTCCTCCAGCGCCCGCCGCAGGCCCGAAGCCCGTACTCCGTAGACTAGTAAGGCCAATAGGAGGGCTACCACCGAACCTATGCCCGAGGCCTCCGCCGGAGTGGCCAGGCCCATGTAAATGGAGCCCAGGATGGCCAGGATGAGGGCCACCAAGGGCCAGGTACGGCGAAGGGCGGCCAGCCTCTCACCCCAGGTGAACCGTTCTTCTTCCTTTGCTAGACGGGCGGCCTGCGGCGTAAAGGCCCATTCCGGCTTGAACCGGCAAATGGCCAAGGCGGTTAGCGAGAGCATGGCGGTCAGTATTATGCCCGGGATTATTCCGGCCGTAAATAGACGCCCCAAGGACACGTTGGCCAGCACCGAATAAATGATCATGGGCATGCTGGGAGGGATGAGGGGGCCCAAACAGCCGCCGGCCAATAGGGCGCCCAGGCCGAATTCCTTGCGGTAGCCGTATTTCTCCAATTCACGCACCGCGCTCTTGCCCACTACCAATATACAGGCCATACTGGTACCGATGGCGGCCGCCATGACCGCCTCTCCGATAATGCCCGCTGCCACCAGGCCACCTCGAAGCCGAGACAGCCATTTCCGGGCCATATCGTAGAGTTCTGTACCCATAGGCGTTTCCGCGATGATGCAGCCGATGAGCACGAACAGCGGAAGGGCCACAAAACCGAGATTGTAGAGCCCGTAGAAGGGCGTCCAGGCCGCCTTGGGCAGGCAGGTAACTCCGTAGGTTAGAAGCCCGACACTTACGGCGGAAAAGCCCAGGGAAAAGACCACCGGCACCCCCAAAAGGGTGAGAATCAGAAAAACCAGGCCGCATAAGGCCCCTGCCATCGGGATTTCCACCGGACTACCTCCCCGCGCCGGGAGCCCACGAGTCCGAAGGTCGGTCCTTTCTCGGTCTCAAGGACATAGATCCTGCGCCCCGGCAAAACTGAACGATCAGCACGCAGCACAAAAGACCAAAGCCGATAGGCACCAGCACCTTTCCGGGAAACAGCGGCGTTCTTATCACCGAGTGGCTGACCTCCCTCACCTGCAGCGAGTACAGGCTGTTTATCCAGCCGTAGTAGGTCACGATCAACGAGTAGAACAATCCGAGGGCCGGAGCAACCAGACCGAGCAAGAGCTTATGAATCAGCGGAGGATAGAGGCGCGTAAGATAGTCCGCCCTCACGTTCCGACCTAAGCTCTGCACCCCGGCAAAGGCCAACAGACTGCACCCCACCAAGAGCATCATGCTTATTTCTGACGAATACGGCTCCGGCCGGTGGACAAAATAGCGGAGCGCGGCCCCGATAAAGACCACCACGGCCAACACCACGATTATCAGCCCGCTCAGGAGGAGTAGTCTCTCGCTAACTCGCGTAATAAGGTCTGCCAGGGTGCGGGCCGTCTTACCCACCACCTTTCATCCCCCTCGTTCCTTTTGCCTCCCGGCCGTCCCGGTTCCCAGGGCTGGAGCGACCTTCGCCCGGTCAGGTGCCCGGCGAGGCCCAGAGACGCCCGGCGGAACCGGGACGGCCGCCGGAGGTCCCGAAGCCTAGTACGGGTAGGCGTACTTGGCATTCACCTCGTCGGCAATTTGCTTCACCTTCTGGCCGAAATCGCCCATATCGGCAATGGCCTTGTCTACGTAGGGCTTTACCGCCTGAACATACCGGTCTCTTTCCGCCTTATCCAGCAGAATAACCTCCATCCCTCTCTCTCGCATGGTATCCAGGTTCTCCTTGGCTTTGCGGATAAAGTACTCGTTCCTCTCCCGCGAGGTGGTTTGCCACTCTTCCAACAGTATCTTCTGAATGTCCGAAGGCATAGAGTTCCACACATCTAAGTTGATGGTAACCACGTTGGGAGCCAAGAACAGGTAGGAGCAGGAAACGTATTTGGCCACGTCGTTAAGATTATAGAGAACCACCTGCATGGTGCTGGCTACGGCGCCGTCCACCACCCCTTTCTGAAGCGAAGAATAGGCCTCGGTCCAGGGTAAGGCTACCGGCGAGCCGCCTAGGATACTAATGGTGTCCGAGATGGAGGGGGAGATAGACTGTATCACTTTGCCCCGCCAGTCCTCCAGTTTTCTTATCGGCTTCTTGGCCAGGACTACTTCGAGTGGAGGCACGATCCAGCCGGCCACCATCTTCTGATTAAATCTTTGCTCCATTATCTCGCTCCACAGAGGGATTAGCTTATCCAAGGCTTGCACCGCTGCCTCCATACTATTGAAGAGCAAAGGCAACTCTGAGGAGATAAACCGGGGCTCCACGGTGGTGAACACGCCCAGGGGCATATAGCACATCTCTACCGCTCCGGTTCTCACGGCATCTAGTATCTCGGGAACCTCACACAACTCGGAAACATGGTGAAGTTCAATCGTGTAGCTGCCTCCTGTTCTCTGACTGAACCTTTGCACCATCTTTTTTGCAGGTTCCAACGCCTCGCCGGTTTCACAGTCCCCGTACCGCAGTACCACCGGTTGTTGCGTCTTCTGG includes:
- the dctP gene encoding TRAP transporter substrate-binding protein DctP, which encodes MRRVLALLVLVAVASLIVGCAPQAGSLAPQKTQQPVVLRYGDCETGEALEPAKKMVQRFSQRTGGSYTIELHHVSELCEVPEILDAVRTGAVEMCYMPLGVFTTVEPRFISSELPLLFNSMEAAVQALDKLIPLWSEIMEQRFNQKMVAGWIVPPLEVVLAKKPIRKLEDWRGKVIQSISPSISDTISILGGSPVALPWTEAYSSLQKGVVDGAVASTMQVVLYNLNDVAKYVSCSYLFLAPNVVTINLDVWNSMPSDIQKILLEEWQTTSRERNEYFIRKAKENLDTMRERGMEVILLDKAERDRYVQAVKPYVDKAIADMGDFGQKVKQIADEVNAKYAYPY
- a CDS encoding TRAP transporter large permease yields the protein MEIPMAGALCGLVFLILTLLGVPVVFSLGFSAVSVGLLTYGVTCLPKAAWTPFYGLYNLGFVALPLFVLIGCIIAETPMGTELYDMARKWLSRLRGGLVAAGIIGEAVMAAAIGTSMACILVVGKSAVRELEKYGYRKEFGLGALLAGGCLGPLIPPSMPMIIYSVLANVSLGRLFTAGIIPGIILTAMLSLTALAICRFKPEWAFTPQAARLAKEEERFTWGERLAALRRTWPLVALILAILGSIYMGLATPAEASGIGSVVALLLALLVYGVRASGLRRALEETAVINGIIMFILIGASFFSYIMGSANIAKYLPALIESWGISRWTVIIVINVILLILGCLLDAATITFLTVPIFVPLVTALGFDPIWFGVVFLVNTQIGVITPPVGMDTFTAANVFGVPVGDLVRGVLPFLIVLLVFLAIVTAFPQLSLWLVNVTVAG
- a CDS encoding TRAP transporter small permease; this translates as MVGKTARTLADLITRVSERLLLLSGLIIVVLAVVVFIGAALRYFVHRPEPYSSEISMMLLVGCSLLAFAGVQSLGRNVRADYLTRLYPPLIHKLLLGLVAPALGLFYSLIVTYYGWINSLYSLQVREVSHSVIRTPLFPGKVLVPIGFGLLCCVLIVQFCRGAGSMSLRPRKDRPSDSWAPGAGR